The stretch of DNA GTGCTGGAGCAATTGGAGCCTGGACGGGTGGACTCATTGTCATCACCGCAGTAGTCAGTGCCTATAACCTGCTCTCCGGTCTTTTCTACTGCAGCATAGTGGCCAAGAGCCTCATGACACCGTTGAAACCAATACTGATTCCGTTATTTTCGACGCTCTGGATTGGGATTGCAGCAGTCACAACAGGAGGTTGGTTGCTGCATTGGGGCAAGCAGAATGCTACGGAGATGTGGCAGGAACCGATTGCCCTAACTGCTTATGTCGGCATTTACGTCGTGCTTGCTAAAATCTTTATGGGAAACAGTTTCGTAGAAATCAAGACCTTGCTCCTGCGAGCCACAGGGGCTCGATTAATCTAGGCGTACTCATCGGCATGTTGGGAATTATCGCATACTGTCTCATCGCGGGAGGGATGCTCCTTTTCATCTGGAGACGACCATCGATCGCACTCGCCGGGATGCTGTGCATGTTTGGCTTGGAGCAATGGGGCCAAGCTACTCACCCATTCTTTTCTCAGCATCAAACGTTTACCAACTTTTTGATCGGAAGCACCCTCCTGCTGGCGATTCTCATCAAGTTGATCAAACGCGAAAATGTAGTGGTGGGGTATCCGCCGGTAGGATGGTTGGTCCTTGCACTCTTTAGTTATGCCCTTGCATCAACCATTTGGGCGCCGCGTCCCGACCTGTCCCAAAGTATCTGGGCCAGCCGAGGGCCCTATGTCGTGACGTTTCTCCTGCTCACGCCATTGGTCATTACCCGCACCGAGGATATTGTAGTGGCATTCAAGGCACTGATCCTAATGGGAACGGCTTTGACAATACTTCTGTTACTCTTTGTCTCCTGGGATTCACGCACGATCGTATTGGAGGGCGGCTCTGGTAACCCTCTGGCCGTGTCACAAATGGCAGCAATGGTGGCCTTGGTGGCCATCCTTGGAGATCCGTGGCGGTCATCAAAATTGTGGCAAGTTCTGCGTTGGGCGGTGGTAGTGCTCTGCCTCCTTCTGGTGATCAGATCCGGAGCGCGTGGACAGTTGGTGGGCCTCGTTCTTGTTTCCGTAGCATGTTGGCCTTTGAGCCATCGAGTCAAGAGCGTCGGTCATGTGATTCTGTTGATCGGCCTGATGGGATTCCTTGTAGGCGTAACAAGCCTGGGTCTCCAAGAGTTTTGGAGCACACGAAGTTCCTATTACGCCGGAGGGAGCCGGTGGAGTACAAGCGCGATGGAAGGCGCCATGGCAGACAGGCTAGGACAAGCGTTTCATCTGCTGCACATCTGGTTCCGCTCAGTTGAAACCATTTTTTTCGGGCTAGGAAACTCTGCCGCATTCGATCCGAGGATACTCGGCATTTATCCCCATTTTGTTCCCCTAGAGATATTGGCCGAGGAAGGACTCGTCGGTTCTGGTATTTATCTGCTTATATTGGTTTTGCTGTTACGCAGTTCATATAGAAGTTTGAGAATGCTCAGAAGTGAACCCGAAGAACTCCTTATTTTTGGCACACTCGTGAGTCTGACACTGTTCACACTCATCCTTTCATTTAAGCAAGGAAGCTTACTGGGCAACCTTGAATTTTTCATGTTTGCGATCATAATGGACAAGCACTCGAAATCTCTGATGTGTCGGAGGAGACCGCGTAAAAAGATTGCCGATGTCGACTCTCTTGATCTCTATAAGCCATTCAACGTTTCAAGGGTTGCTTGAAAGCCGTTCGCCGAGACTCGGCCCTTTACTGGAAAAAAATAATGAACGTCCAAATCGTCCAACCACTCATACCAGAATATCGCGTACCTTTTTTTCAAAAACTCGTTCAAAATAGCGCGCATCAGGTTCGTGTTTTTGCAAGTAGGCAATTACCGAACGATCCAAGTATAAAAACTGCTGCCTGCATTGACTCAGCCCTCCATCTGGATCACCCCTGTACCGGGTTTTTTAACAATAGGCTGCTCTGGCAGGGAGGGATTCTTCTCGAAGATCGCTTAAGTAGTGGCGATGTTTTAGTTGTGTGTGGCAACGCACGATTCCTCAGTAATTATCCACTTATCTGGCAGGCAAAACGAAGGAACATTGCAACGGTCTGGTGGGGGATTGGCTCGATGCCAGGCCAGAATCGCCTCCGATACTTCCTGCGCACAACAATCATGCGCTGGATGGATATCGTTCTCCTTTATACCGAACGAGAAAAGCAGGAATTTCTTCGCATGGGGTTCCCACCAGAGCGGCTGTTTGCTATTAACAATGCGATTGATCAAGGATCGGTGCAGGCAGCAACGGCCAGCTGGCCTCCGTCACGCGTGGCCGCATTCAAACAGGAACATGGTCTTTCGGGTAAACAGGTCCTTCTCTTTTGCGGCCGCCTCTCAGCCAAGGCGAGGGTTGACCTAGCGATTGAAGCACTCGCCCTACTTTGCAAGCAAAATAAGGACTGCCTCTTGGTGATCATTGGAGATGGTGACCAGCGAAGAAATTTGGAGGAATTAGCGGAACGTTTGAACGTCGCGCAATCTATTCGCTGGCTTGGTGCTCTTTATGATCAAAACCTCATGGCACCTTGGTTTCTTTCGGCAAA from Nitrospira sp. encodes:
- a CDS encoding glycosyltransferase family 4 protein, with protein sequence MNVQIVQPLIPEYRVPFFQKLVQNSAHQVRVFASRQLPNDPSIKTAACIDSALHLDHPCTGFFNNRLLWQGGILLEDRLSSGDVLVVCGNARFLSNYPLIWQAKRRNIATVWWGIGSMPGQNRLRYFLRTTIMRWMDIVLLYTEREKQEFLRMGFPPERLFAINNAIDQGSVQAATASWPPSRVAAFKQEHGLSGKQVLLFCGRLSAKARVDLAIEALALLCKQNKDCLLVIIGDGDQRRNLEELAERLNVAQSIRWLGALYDQNLMAPWFLSAKVFVYPGYIGLSIMHAMGYALPVITHQNMANQSPEVAALVDGRNGLLCEENSSSDLCNKIVRLLTDEDLRMAMSKRALFTASEEFTLSEMVRRFWEAAHAAASIKGRVDA